A window of the Synechococcus sp. LTW-R genome harbors these coding sequences:
- a CDS encoding DUF177 domain-containing protein, whose product MGDGLQTGDPLHPVPLQELQLLEQGKHWSIDKRLTKLDSLTPVRGHLHAVHRGNILELDGEANTIVTLCCDRCLQQFNHPLSFQTREVLWLGEQAREQGMDLESVLEAGGDVIDLDPDALTESMDPRADFEPEHWVFEQLNLQLPVVNRCGADCPGPKLKAEPGDEPMDPRWAALKKLNP is encoded by the coding sequence ATGGGCGACGGCCTCCAGACCGGTGATCCCCTCCATCCAGTGCCGCTCCAGGAGCTCCAGCTTCTTGAGCAGGGCAAACACTGGAGCATCGATAAGCGGCTCACTAAGCTCGACAGCCTGACCCCCGTCCGCGGTCACCTGCACGCGGTCCATCGCGGCAATATTTTGGAGTTGGACGGCGAAGCCAACACCATCGTCACCCTCTGCTGTGACCGCTGCCTGCAGCAGTTCAACCATCCCCTGAGCTTTCAAACCCGCGAGGTCCTCTGGCTCGGCGAACAGGCCAGGGAGCAGGGCATGGATCTGGAGAGCGTGCTCGAGGCCGGCGGTGACGTCATCGACCTGGATCCCGATGCGCTCACCGAAAGCATGGATCCCCGGGCGGATTTCGAGCCCGAGCACTGGGTCTTTGAGCAACTCAATCTCCAGCTGCCCGTCGTCAATCGCTGCGGAGCGGACTGCCCCGGTCCCAAGCTGAAGGCTGAGCCCGGCGATGAGCCGATGGACCCCCGCTGGGCGGCCCTGAAGAAACTGAACCCATGA
- a CDS encoding AAA family ATPase: protein MSQAWADHLDLLIRARTPILWIRSQEEERIANLLAEAAKRLDQRSLARWDYISGLKGWAGRDGEAARNPLAALESLSALPAEQPALLVLHDFHRYADDSSICRKLRNLASSLRQRPQTLVITAAEWQLPRELEECITLLDLPLPNQQEIQTLLGNIAQASGQAMGAELLEQLTHSCSGLSEQRIRQVAARGLASRGQLGSADLDEVLEEKRQAIARSELLEYCPTEATPADIGGLDALKRWLEQRHMAFSDEARRYGLPLPRGVLLVGPQGTGKSLTAKAIAHSWSMPLLRLDVGRLFAGLVGASEARTRDMIQRAEAMAPCVLWIDEIDKGFGSADGRSDGGTSQRVLASLLTWMAEKSSAVFVVATANGVEKLPAELLRKGRFDEIFLLDLPDAQERRTILDLQLRRRRPIHQIPLDVVVDRTQGFSGAELEQVVIEAMHQAFSESREFGEADLSSAAAQLVPLSRTAREQLEQLQQWASSGRARPASTHCGG, encoded by the coding sequence ATGAGTCAGGCCTGGGCTGACCACCTCGATCTGCTGATCCGGGCCAGGACGCCCATTCTCTGGATCCGCAGCCAAGAGGAGGAACGCATCGCCAACCTGCTCGCTGAAGCGGCGAAGCGCCTCGATCAACGGTCCCTGGCCCGCTGGGATTACATCAGTGGCTTGAAGGGCTGGGCCGGCCGCGATGGGGAAGCCGCCCGCAATCCGTTAGCGGCCCTGGAAAGCCTGAGCGCCTTGCCGGCTGAGCAACCCGCCCTGTTGGTGCTCCACGATTTCCATCGATACGCGGACGACAGCAGCATCTGCCGCAAGCTCCGCAACCTGGCCTCGAGCCTGCGCCAACGCCCGCAAACCCTCGTGATCACGGCCGCGGAGTGGCAACTCCCCCGGGAACTGGAGGAGTGCATCACCCTGTTGGATCTTCCGCTGCCCAACCAACAGGAGATCCAGACGTTGCTCGGGAACATCGCCCAAGCCAGCGGACAAGCCATGGGAGCGGAGCTGCTGGAGCAACTCACCCACAGCTGCAGTGGCCTCAGTGAGCAGCGCATCCGGCAGGTGGCCGCCAGGGGCCTCGCCAGCCGCGGCCAGCTGGGCAGTGCGGACCTCGACGAGGTGCTCGAGGAAAAACGCCAGGCGATTGCCCGCAGCGAACTGCTGGAGTACTGCCCGACCGAAGCCACCCCAGCCGACATCGGCGGACTCGATGCCCTGAAGCGCTGGCTCGAGCAACGCCACATGGCCTTCAGCGACGAGGCGCGCCGCTACGGCCTGCCACTGCCGCGGGGGGTGTTGCTGGTGGGGCCCCAGGGCACGGGCAAATCCCTTACGGCTAAGGCCATCGCCCACAGCTGGAGCATGCCGCTGCTGCGCCTGGATGTTGGACGGCTGTTTGCCGGACTGGTGGGTGCCTCAGAGGCGCGGACCCGGGACATGATTCAACGGGCCGAGGCCATGGCCCCCTGCGTGCTCTGGATTGACGAGATCGACAAGGGCTTTGGCAGTGCCGATGGCCGCAGTGACGGGGGCACCAGCCAACGGGTGTTGGCAAGTTTGCTGACCTGGATGGCGGAGAAGAGCAGCGCTGTCTTTGTCGTCGCCACCGCGAATGGTGTGGAGAAACTGCCGGCGGAGCTGCTGCGCAAAGGCCGCTTTGATGAGATTTTCCTGCTCGATCTACCCGACGCCCAAGAACGGCGAACGATCCTTGATTTGCAACTGAGGCGCCGGCGGCCGATTCATCAGATCCCCCTCGATGTTGTCGTGGACCGGACCCAGGGGTTCTCGGGAGCCGAGCTCGAGCAGGTGGTGATTGAGGCGATGCACCAGGCCTTCAGCGAATCCCGTGAGTTCGGCGAGGCTGATCTCAGCAGTGCGGCCGCCCAACTGGTGCCCTTGTCCCGCACCGCGCGCGAACAGTTGGAGCAACTGCAGCAGTGGGCCAGCAGCGGCCGGGCCCGCCCCGCCTCCACACATTGCGGCGGGTAA
- a CDS encoding RNA recognition motif-containing protein, translating to MPADTLSTSQRESLIDALRSCRSTEERLAFAKDYAQTGREPLWELICDLLISRSISRAVAAHWLKDLIEEGKAS from the coding sequence ATGCCCGCAGACACGCTCTCGACCAGTCAGCGGGAAAGCCTGATCGACGCCCTGCGTTCCTGCCGCAGCACCGAGGAACGCTTGGCGTTTGCCAAGGACTACGCCCAAACCGGTCGCGAACCCCTTTGGGAGTTGATCTGCGATCTCTTGATCAGCCGCTCCATATCGCGGGCCGTGGCGGCCCACTGGCTGAAGGACCTGATCGAAGAAGGGAAAGCCTCTTAG
- a CDS encoding DUF3104 domain-containing protein, translated as MAAITGSSSLEPVFLHVGVGDAVLVEPHEGGWWVGQVIHCEGGARCSANSFFQITDVDSGAVRTVNPNLVTGIVRKGHGELPLAASEAHRPRKVPIKSSQSRPVAHR; from the coding sequence ATGGCGGCAATCACCGGCAGCTCGTCACTCGAACCGGTCTTCCTGCACGTCGGCGTCGGCGACGCAGTGCTGGTGGAGCCACATGAAGGTGGCTGGTGGGTCGGTCAGGTCATCCACTGCGAAGGCGGAGCACGATGCAGCGCCAACTCCTTCTTCCAAATCACTGACGTCGATAGCGGTGCAGTGCGCACCGTGAATCCCAACCTCGTAACCGGCATTGTCCGCAAGGGGCATGGCGAGCTGCCGCTGGCGGCATCAGAAGCCCACCGACCACGCAAGGTGCCCATCAAGTCCTCACAATCTCGCCCAGTGGCTCATCGCTAG
- a CDS encoding DUF3303 domain-containing protein translates to MTFLMHWSFKTGYHEIAAKKFMATGAPFPSCKSWKRFHAPGSVEGWILVEADDASACYEHAAEWAECLDWEVTPVLSDEEAGPLIAKVYA, encoded by the coding sequence ATGACCTTTTTGATGCACTGGTCTTTCAAGACCGGCTATCACGAAATTGCCGCCAAAAAGTTCATGGCGACAGGTGCTCCTTTCCCCTCATGCAAGTCCTGGAAACGCTTCCACGCACCTGGCTCGGTAGAAGGTTGGATTCTTGTGGAGGCGGACGATGCATCTGCCTGCTACGAGCATGCGGCCGAGTGGGCTGAGTGCCTGGATTGGGAGGTAACTCCCGTTCTTTCTGACGAAGAAGCTGGTCCGCTGATTGCCAAGGTCTACGCATAG
- a CDS encoding outer membrane protein, translating to MCQVKYCHKGSLHEFSLRLNRGTSTKHKMRVHFRIAAAAATFFAVSSPVFAQDPSEEAKGFYATLGAGASWTNNTGNNEKSYSGVFDNGDAYSGFLTPQLDLGVGFAGEAGFGYDFGDIRAELTYLFNGPMIGEITGSGHESGTNLGNTYTDIPYGFTITGTGTLSTNSIFASAYYDIETKSKFTPYVGGGIGYTNVSVPTQSGSASLSSGATGTFSQSVKVDGGNAGAFGYLAKAGVAYAATSKADVFVEATYNGSTAFSINGLNYSPLYSYGARAGVRIRL from the coding sequence ATGTGTCAGGTCAAGTATTGCCATAAGGGAAGCCTGCATGAGTTTTCCCTGCGTTTAAATAGGGGAACATCTACCAAACATAAGATGAGAGTCCATTTCAGGATCGCAGCAGCAGCGGCTACCTTTTTTGCTGTCAGCTCTCCGGTGTTCGCTCAAGACCCTTCTGAAGAGGCTAAGGGCTTCTATGCGACGCTTGGAGCTGGTGCTTCATGGACAAACAATACCGGCAACAATGAAAAGTCATACTCGGGAGTATTTGATAACGGTGATGCCTATTCCGGCTTCCTTACTCCTCAACTTGATCTTGGGGTGGGCTTTGCCGGCGAAGCTGGCTTTGGGTACGACTTCGGCGATATTAGAGCTGAGCTAACGTATCTATTTAATGGACCAATGATCGGTGAAATCACCGGCAGTGGTCATGAAAGTGGCACTAACCTTGGCAATACATACACCGATATCCCGTACGGCTTCACTATCACCGGAACTGGCACTCTCAGCACAAACAGTATATTCGCGAGCGCTTATTATGACATTGAGACAAAGTCCAAGTTTACTCCTTATGTGGGCGGTGGGATTGGCTACACAAACGTATCCGTCCCTACTCAGTCCGGTAGCGCTTCGTTGAGCTCGGGAGCGACTGGCACATTTTCTCAAAGTGTAAAAGTCGATGGCGGCAACGCTGGAGCTTTCGGCTATCTTGCAAAAGCTGGTGTGGCATATGCAGCAACCAGCAAAGCTGATGTGTTTGTAGAGGCTACTTACAATGGCTCTACAGCTTTCTCCATCAATGGACTAAATTATTCTCCTCTGTATTCCTATGGCGCTCGCGCAGGTGTTCGTATTCGACTTTGA